A genomic stretch from Penaeus monodon isolate SGIC_2016 chromosome 25, NSTDA_Pmon_1, whole genome shotgun sequence includes:
- the LOC119589332 gene encoding LOW QUALITY PROTEIN: E3 ubiquitin-protein ligase hyd-like (The sequence of the model RefSeq protein was modified relative to this genomic sequence to represent the inferred CDS: deleted 2 bases in 2 codons) has product MSSERPLYEEVTKFLHYYYFFRLDYLLSRGEPYSRRCKVLRPSLASKITGMLLELTHAQLLLLSASEDALRQKVERQWILSLLQGRDHTPEYSPSHQDEGGEELKVQVSSTVLQPGKEDFYSPRQGRPTPERLNAFRNVGRLLGLCLLQNELCPIYLNRHVLKYILGRPIRFHDLAFFDPVMYESLRKLVLDAENKDTGADVFKALDLTFSIDVIPEEGGTNIELISGGRNVEVTTANVYDYVRKYAEYRMVKSEEKALQNIRDGVFDVIPGGSLDSLTAEDLRLLLNGVGDINVATLISYTSFNDESAESSDRLHKFKRWLWSIVEKMTNQEKQDLVYFWTGSPALPASEEGFQPMPSVTIRPADDSHLPTANTCISRLYIPLYSTRAILRSKLLLAIKTKNFGFV; this is encoded by the exons ATGTCCTCTGAAAGGCCCCTTTATGAGGAAGTGACAAAATTTTTGCATTACTATTACTTCTTTCGGTTGGATTACCTGTTGTCC AGGGGTGAGCCTTATTCCCGAAGGTGCAAAGTCCTTAGACCA TCTTTGGCAAGCAAGATCACAGGGATGCTTCTAGAACTGACACATGCTCAGTTGCTCCTTCTGTCTGCAAGCGAAGATGCCCTGCGCCAAAAAGTAGAGAGGCAGTGGATCTTATCCTTGCTCCAGGGTCGTGACCACACACCAGAATATTCTCCATCCCATCAAG ATGAAGGTGGGGAGGAACTGAAGGTGCAAGTGAGCTCCACTGTTCTCCAGCCAGGAAAAGAGGATTTCTACTCTCCTCGTCAA GGTCGCCCAACGCCTGAGAGGCTCAATGCTTTCCGCAATGTTGGCAG GTTACTTGGGTTATGCCTGCTGCAGAATGAATTGTGCCCTATCTACCTGAACCGCCATGTCCTCAAGTACATTCTAGGACGCCCTATTCGTTTCCATGACTTGGCCTTCTTTGACCCTGTCATGTATGAAAGCTTGCGAAAGCTGGTGCTGGAT GCAGAGAACAAAGACACGGGAGCTGACGTGTTCAAAGCACTTGACCTTACCTTcag CATTGATGTAATTCCTGAAGAAGGTGGCACAAACATAGAACTGATTAGTGGTGGCAGAAATGTGGAGGTGACAACAGCTAATGTGTATGACTATGTCCGCAAGTATGCAGAGTATCGCATGGTAAAATCTGAAGAAAAGGCCCTACAG AATATTCGTGATGGTGTATTCGATGTAATCCCAGGAGGATCCCTAGATTCCCTAACAGCTGAAGACCTACGGCTGTTACTAAATGGGGTTGGGGACATCAACGTAGCTACACTTATATCCTATACGTCTTTCAATGATGAGAGTGCGGAATCATCAGACCGTCTTCACAAGTTCAAACGGTGGCTATGGTCTATAGTTGAGAAAATGACTAACCAGGAAAAGCAGGACTTG GTATACTTCTGGACCGGTTCTCCTGCTTTGCCAGCCTCAGAAGAAGGATTCCAGCCAATGCCATCTGTCACTATCAGACCAGCTGACGACTCACATCTACCTACAGCAAACACTTGCATTAGCCGCCTATATATTCCTTTGTATTCTACTCGTGCTATTTTGCGATCTAAACTGTTGTTAGCCATCAAGACTAAAAACTTTGGCTTTGTGTGA